A genome region from Staphylococcus capitis subsp. capitis includes the following:
- a CDS encoding bifunctional oligoribonuclease/PAP phosphatase NrnA, whose protein sequence is MKNIMNDMMKEIEQNDTIIIHRHVRPDPDAYGSQLGLKYYLEAKYPNKHIYAVGENEPSLEFIGTFDEISDEVYKEALVIVCDTANSPRIDDQRYQNGLKVLKIDHHPAIDQYGDINYVSTEASSTSEIIYDFITHFNDERIIDEKTARVLYLGIVGDTGRFLFNNTTPHTMEVASKLIAFPFDPNTELNKMSEKDPKLLPFQGYILQNFELDNVGYCQVKITRDILEEYNIQPNEASQFVNTIADIQGLKIWMFGVDEGDQIRCRIRSKGKIIINDVANDFGGGGHPNASGVSVYSWTEFDNLANALKQKIK, encoded by the coding sequence ATGAAGAATATTATGAATGATATGATGAAAGAAATTGAACAAAACGATACGATCATCATCCATCGTCATGTTAGACCAGACCCTGACGCTTATGGATCACAATTAGGACTTAAATATTATTTAGAGGCTAAATATCCAAATAAGCATATTTATGCAGTCGGAGAAAATGAACCATCTTTAGAATTTATAGGTACTTTTGATGAAATTTCAGACGAAGTTTATAAAGAAGCATTGGTAATCGTTTGTGACACTGCAAATTCTCCGCGTATTGACGACCAACGTTATCAGAATGGTTTAAAAGTATTGAAGATAGACCATCATCCAGCGATAGACCAATATGGCGACATTAATTATGTGAGTACAGAGGCGTCTTCGACAAGTGAAATTATCTATGATTTTATTACACATTTTAACGATGAGCGTATTATAGACGAAAAAACTGCACGTGTATTATATTTGGGCATTGTGGGAGATACAGGAAGATTCTTATTTAACAATACCACTCCGCACACAATGGAAGTGGCTAGTAAATTAATTGCCTTTCCTTTTGACCCTAATACAGAACTAAATAAAATGTCAGAGAAAGATCCTAAACTTTTACCTTTCCAAGGTTACATTTTACAGAATTTCGAATTAGACAATGTGGGTTATTGTCAGGTTAAAATAACTCGCGATATTTTAGAGGAATATAATATTCAACCTAATGAAGCATCTCAATTTGTAAATACTATAGCTGATATTCAAGGTTTGAAAATTTGGATGTTTGGTGTAGATGAAGGAGACCAAATTAGATGTCGAATTCGTTCAAAGGGTAAAATCATTATTAATGATGTAGCAAATGATTTTGGTGGTGGTGGACATCCGAATGCTTCAGGTGTCTCTGTATATAGTTGGACTGAATTTGATAATCTAGCTAATGCATTAAAACAAAAGATTAAATAA
- a CDS encoding DNA polymerase III subunit alpha — MVAHLNIHTAYDLLNASLKIEDVVNKAKNEGYRALAITDTHVLYGFPKFYDACIAKDIHPIFGMTITLTDGLYTVETVVLAQNNEGLKALYQLSSAIKMKEKEEVPLEWLKRYDKNLIIIFKDIDNTHKQIIEAFDDKIHVYINHTSNDIVNRKKVWLKSARYLNREDADTISALQAIKDNSKLDIINDSKDFGEHFPDQKEFEELEIDEEIKQNTEDIVDLCKAELVYHQSLLPQYVTPDGEVSKDYLWSVLIRKLNEWNLNNEQYLNRLKHEYEIITKMGFEDYFLIVSDLMQYAKTHDVMVGPGRGSSAGSLVSYLLEITTIDPIKFNLLFERFLNPERVTMPDIDIDFEDTRREKVIQYVQEKYGELHVSGIVTFGHLLARAVGRDVGRIMGFDETTLNEISKLIPHKLGITLDKAYQEEDFKSFVHRNHRNELWFEMSKKLEGLPRHTSTHAAGIIINDQPLYKYAPLTLGDTGLLTQWTMTEAERIGLLKIDFLGLRNLSIIHQIVNQVKKDLDVDIDVEAIPFDDKNVFKLLSQGDTTGIFQLESEGVRSVLKRLQPEHFEDIVAVTSLYRPGPMEEIPTYITRRHDPSKVEYLHNDLESILKSTYGVIIYQEQIMQIASKFANFSYGEADILRRAMSKKNRAVLENERQHFVNGAKQNGYNEQISKQIFDLILKFADYGFPRAHAVSYSKIAYIMSYLKVYYPNYFYANILSNVIGSEKKTSAIIDEAKHQKLNILPPNINESHWYYKATSKGIYLSLGAIKGVGYQSVKTIVDERYNNGKFKDFFDFTRRIPKRVKSRKLLEALILVGAFDHFGKNRATLLQTIDQVLDTASDVEQDDMLFDILTPKQAYEDKEELPDKMLSDYEKEYLGFYISKHPVEKEFDKKQYLGIYKLGNAQNHQPILVQFDAIKQIRTKNGQNMAFVTLNDGMLLMDGVIFPDKFKKYETSIPNEEMYIVIGKFEKRNQQLQLIINQIIEVNEFKNQKIKASKKVILRDTQLISDKLQEMIVDTPIEKNNILEISSFNEQNNDIKHLGYINKDDETIYQLIESVKPSDIRFI, encoded by the coding sequence ATGGTTGCGCATTTAAATATTCATACTGCATACGATTTATTGAACGCAAGTTTGAAAATTGAAGATGTGGTCAATAAAGCTAAAAATGAAGGTTATCGTGCGCTTGCAATTACAGATACCCATGTTTTATATGGCTTTCCTAAGTTTTATGATGCGTGTATAGCAAAAGATATTCATCCGATTTTTGGCATGACGATAACATTAACTGATGGTTTATATACAGTTGAAACAGTAGTATTAGCTCAAAATAATGAAGGTTTAAAAGCGCTATATCAACTTTCTTCTGCAATTAAGATGAAAGAAAAAGAGGAAGTACCTTTAGAATGGTTAAAACGTTACGATAAAAATCTAATTATTATCTTCAAAGATATTGATAATACTCACAAACAAATTATTGAAGCATTTGATGATAAAATACATGTTTATATCAATCATACGAGTAATGATATTGTTAATAGAAAAAAAGTATGGCTTAAGTCAGCAAGATATTTGAATAGAGAAGACGCTGATACCATTTCTGCTTTACAAGCCATCAAAGATAATTCTAAATTAGATATTATTAACGATAGTAAAGATTTTGGTGAGCATTTTCCTGATCAGAAGGAATTTGAAGAGTTAGAAATCGATGAGGAAATAAAACAAAATACTGAAGACATCGTAGACTTATGTAAAGCTGAATTGGTATATCATCAATCGTTACTGCCTCAATATGTCACACCTGATGGAGAAGTTTCAAAAGATTATCTATGGTCAGTATTAATTCGTAAATTGAATGAATGGAATCTGAATAATGAACAATATTTAAATCGACTTAAGCATGAATATGAAATTATAACTAAAATGGGATTTGAAGATTATTTCCTTATAGTTAGTGACCTTATGCAATACGCTAAAACACATGACGTAATGGTTGGACCTGGTCGTGGTTCTTCAGCTGGTTCATTAGTCAGTTATTTATTAGAAATAACAACTATCGATCCAATTAAATTTAACCTACTCTTTGAAAGATTTTTAAATCCAGAGAGGGTAACTATGCCTGATATAGATATTGACTTTGAAGATACAAGACGTGAAAAAGTGATTCAATATGTTCAAGAAAAATATGGTGAACTCCATGTTTCTGGTATTGTTACATTTGGTCATTTACTTGCTAGAGCAGTTGGGCGTGATGTCGGAAGAATTATGGGCTTTGATGAAACGACTTTAAATGAGATATCTAAATTAATTCCTCACAAGTTGGGGATTACTCTAGATAAAGCTTATCAAGAAGAGGACTTTAAGTCTTTTGTTCACCGAAACCACCGAAATGAACTATGGTTTGAAATGAGTAAAAAATTAGAAGGCTTACCTAGACATACATCAACACATGCAGCAGGAATTATTATTAACGATCAACCTTTATATAAATACGCGCCACTTACATTGGGTGATACAGGTTTATTAACACAATGGACTATGACAGAAGCGGAACGTATTGGTTTATTAAAAATCGATTTTTTAGGTTTACGTAACTTATCTATTATTCATCAAATAGTTAATCAAGTTAAGAAAGATTTAGATGTTGATATAGATGTCGAAGCGATTCCATTTGATGATAAAAATGTTTTTAAACTTTTATCTCAAGGTGATACTACAGGTATTTTCCAACTAGAATCAGAAGGCGTTAGAAGTGTGCTAAAAAGACTTCAACCAGAGCATTTTGAGGATATTGTTGCCGTAACATCTCTATATCGTCCAGGACCTATGGAAGAGATACCAACATATATTACTCGTAGACATGACCCTTCAAAAGTAGAATATTTGCATAATGATTTAGAATCCATTTTAAAAAGTACGTATGGTGTCATTATTTATCAAGAGCAAATAATGCAAATTGCAAGTAAATTCGCTAACTTTAGTTATGGTGAAGCGGATATCTTACGAAGAGCTATGAGTAAGAAGAATCGTGCAGTATTAGAAAATGAACGTCAACACTTTGTTAATGGCGCCAAACAAAATGGATACAATGAACAAATAAGTAAACAAATTTTTGATTTAATACTTAAATTTGCTGATTACGGTTTCCCTAGAGCGCACGCAGTGAGCTATTCTAAAATAGCCTACATTATGAGTTATTTAAAAGTGTATTATCCAAACTATTTCTATGCCAATATTCTAAGTAATGTTATAGGTAGTGAAAAGAAAACTTCTGCCATTATAGATGAAGCGAAGCATCAAAAATTAAATATTTTACCACCTAATATCAATGAAAGTCATTGGTATTATAAAGCAACTTCAAAAGGTATTTATTTATCTCTAGGAGCTATAAAAGGTGTAGGTTACCAGAGTGTAAAAACGATTGTTGATGAAAGATATAATAATGGCAAGTTTAAAGATTTTTTTGATTTTACACGAAGAATTCCTAAAAGGGTTAAAAGTAGAAAATTATTAGAAGCTTTAATTTTAGTTGGTGCGTTTGATCATTTTGGTAAAAATAGAGCTACTCTATTACAAACTATTGATCAAGTTTTAGATACAGCCTCCGATGTCGAGCAGGATGATATGCTATTCGACATATTAACTCCTAAACAAGCGTATGAAGATAAAGAAGAGTTACCTGATAAAATGCTTAGTGATTATGAAAAAGAGTATTTAGGCTTCTACATATCTAAACATCCGGTTGAGAAAGAATTTGATAAAAAGCAATACTTAGGAATTTATAAATTAGGTAATGCTCAAAATCACCAACCTATATTAGTACAATTTGATGCAATTAAACAAATAAGAACTAAGAATGGACAGAACATGGCCTTCGTAACACTTAATGATGGAATGTTATTAATGGACGGTGTCATATTTCCTGATAAATTCAAGAAATATGAAACTTCAATACCTAATGAAGAAATGTATATAGTCATCGGTAAATTTGAAAAAAGAAATCAACAACTACAACTTATTATAAATCAGATAATTGAAGTGAATGAATTTAAAAATCAAAAGATTAAAGCATCTAAAAAAGTGATTCTACGTGATACGCAATTGATTTCAGATAAGTTGCAAGAAATGATAGTAGACACACCGATTGAGAAAAATAACATTTTAGAGATTAGTTCGTTTAATGAACAAAATAATGATATAAAACACTTAGGATATATAAATAAAGATGATGAGACAATTTATCAACTTATCGAGTCTGTAAAACCTAGTGATATTAGGTTTATATAA
- a CDS encoding malic enzyme-like NAD(P)-binding protein yields MSLRDDALEMHKENQGKLEITPNIKVTNKEELSLAYSPGVAEPCKEIHEDSRKVYDYTIKANTVAVVTDGTAVLGLGNIGAEASIPVMEGKAVLFKSFAGINGVPIALDTTDTDEIVNTVKLLQPNYGGINLEDISAPRCFEIEETLKKETNIPVFHDDQHGTAIVTMAGLINALRIVDKDLSDIKVVLNGAGAAGIAIVKLLYSYGVRDMIMCDSKGAIYEGRQHGMNDTKAYVANWTNKDKIDGSLEEVIKDADVFIGVSVADLLTKDMVKSMAEDPIIFAMANPNPEIKPDDAKEAGAKVIGTGRSDFPNQINNVLAFPGIFRGALDVEATHINEDMKKAAVEAIADLIDEDELNPDYCIPGPFDKRVAPSVARSVAKAAMESGVARIEVNPQDIYDKTMKVTDLK; encoded by the coding sequence ATGTCTTTAAGAGACGATGCATTAGAGATGCACAAAGAGAATCAAGGTAAATTAGAAATTACACCAAATATAAAAGTAACTAATAAAGAAGAGCTTAGTTTAGCTTATTCACCTGGTGTTGCTGAACCTTGTAAGGAGATTCATGAAGATTCAAGAAAAGTTTATGATTATACAATAAAGGCAAACACTGTAGCAGTGGTAACTGATGGGACTGCTGTTCTTGGTTTAGGTAATATTGGAGCAGAAGCTAGCATTCCTGTTATGGAAGGTAAAGCGGTATTGTTTAAAAGCTTTGCTGGTATCAACGGCGTACCTATTGCATTAGATACGACAGACACTGATGAAATTGTTAATACTGTGAAATTACTACAACCTAATTATGGTGGTATTAATCTTGAAGATATTTCAGCACCGAGATGTTTTGAAATAGAAGAAACATTGAAAAAAGAAACTAATATCCCAGTATTCCATGACGATCAACATGGTACAGCAATTGTTACTATGGCTGGTTTAATCAATGCTTTGAGAATTGTTGATAAAGATTTATCAGATATTAAAGTTGTACTAAACGGAGCTGGAGCTGCTGGAATTGCTATTGTAAAACTTTTATATTCTTACGGTGTTAGAGACATGATTATGTGCGACTCTAAAGGAGCTATTTATGAAGGTCGACAACATGGTATGAATGATACTAAAGCTTATGTTGCTAACTGGACAAACAAAGATAAAATCGATGGTTCTTTAGAAGAAGTTATTAAAGATGCAGATGTATTTATTGGTGTATCTGTAGCAGATTTATTAACTAAAGATATGGTTAAGAGCATGGCAGAGGATCCAATTATCTTTGCTATGGCAAATCCTAACCCTGAAATCAAACCTGATGATGCTAAAGAAGCAGGTGCTAAAGTCATTGGTACAGGACGTTCAGATTTTCCTAACCAAATTAATAATGTCTTAGCTTTCCCTGGTATTTTTAGAGGTGCATTAGATGTTGAAGCAACTCACATCAATGAAGATATGAAAAAAGCGGCTGTAGAAGCAATTGCAGACTTAATTGATGAGGATGAACTTAATCCTGATTATTGTATTCCTGGACCTTTTGATAAAAGAGTTGCGCCATCTGTTGCTAGAAGCGTAGCCAAAGCTGCTATGGAATCAGGGGTTGCAAGAATCGAAGTTAACCCTCAAGATATTTATGATAAAACAATGAAAGTGACAGATTTAAAATAA
- the accD gene encoding acetyl-CoA carboxylase, carboxyltransferase subunit beta: MFKDFFNRSKKKKYLTVQDSKQSDVPAGIMTKCPKCKKIMYTKELAENLNVCFNCDHHIALTAHKRIEAISDEGTFVEFDKGMTSANPLDFPGYIEKVEKDQQKTGLNEAVVTGTSELDGIKYGVAVMDARFRMGSMGSVVGEKICRIIDYCTEHRLPFILFSASGGARMQEGIISLMQMGKTSVSLKRHSDAGLLYISYITNPTTGGVSASFASVGDINLSEPKALIGFAGRRVIEQTINEKLPDDFQTAEFLLEHGQLDKVIHRKDMKETLSNILNIHQEVSK, translated from the coding sequence ATGTTTAAAGATTTTTTTAATCGAAGTAAAAAAAAGAAATATTTAACAGTTCAAGATTCTAAACAAAGTGATGTGCCAGCTGGGATTATGACTAAATGCCCAAAGTGTAAAAAAATTATGTACACTAAAGAATTAGCTGAAAATCTAAATGTGTGCTTCAATTGTGATCACCACATCGCACTCACTGCACATAAGAGAATTGAAGCTATTTCAGATGAAGGGACATTTGTAGAATTCGACAAGGGCATGACCTCTGCGAATCCATTAGATTTCCCTGGCTACATTGAAAAGGTAGAGAAAGATCAACAAAAGACAGGATTAAATGAAGCTGTAGTTACCGGTACTTCTGAACTTGATGGTATTAAATATGGAGTGGCCGTAATGGATGCCCGTTTTAGAATGGGAAGCATGGGATCAGTAGTAGGTGAAAAAATCTGCAGAATTATAGATTACTGTACTGAACACCGTCTACCATTTATTCTCTTTTCAGCAAGTGGTGGTGCCAGAATGCAAGAAGGCATTATTTCACTTATGCAAATGGGAAAAACAAGTGTATCACTTAAACGTCATTCTGATGCAGGCTTATTATATATCTCATATATAACTAACCCGACAACTGGAGGAGTTTCTGCAAGTTTTGCTTCAGTAGGAGATATTAATTTAAGTGAACCTAAAGCGCTTATAGGTTTTGCTGGTAGACGTGTCATTGAACAAACTATTAATGAAAAGTTACCTGATGACTTCCAAACGGCTGAATTTTTATTAGAGCATGGTCAATTAGACAAAGTTATTCATCGTAAAGATATGAAAGAAACGCTTTCTAATATCTTAAATATCCATCAAGAGGTGAGTAAATAA
- a CDS encoding acetyl-CoA carboxylase carboxyltransferase subunit alpha, with the protein MLDFEKPLFEIRNKIESLKESQEKNEVDLQEEIDMLEASLERETKKVYTNLKPWDRVQIARLQERPTTLDYIPYIFDSFIELHGDRNYRDDPAMIGGIGYLNGQAVTAVGQQRGKDTKDNIYRNFGMAHPEGYRKALRLMKQAEKFNRPIFTFIDTKGAYPGKAAEERGQSESIAKNLIEMASLTVPVIAIVIGEGGSGGALGIGISNKVLMLENSTYSVISPEGAAALLWKDSNLAKIAAETMKITANDLKGLNIVDEVINEPLGGAHKDIESQASTIKEVFVKHLNELNQKSGEDLANDRFEKFRHIGSVVE; encoded by the coding sequence ATGTTAGATTTTGAAAAGCCACTTTTTGAAATAAGAAATAAAATTGAATCGTTAAAAGAATCTCAAGAGAAAAATGAAGTTGATCTACAAGAAGAAATAGATATGCTTGAAGCGTCGCTTGAGAGAGAAACTAAAAAAGTTTATACCAATTTGAAGCCTTGGGATCGTGTACAGATTGCCCGCTTACAAGAGCGTCCAACTACTTTGGATTATATACCTTATATTTTCGACTCATTTATTGAGCTTCATGGAGATAGAAATTATAGAGATGACCCTGCCATGATTGGTGGAATTGGTTATCTAAACGGACAAGCTGTCACTGCAGTCGGCCAGCAACGTGGTAAAGATACAAAAGATAACATTTATCGTAATTTTGGAATGGCTCATCCAGAGGGATACCGTAAAGCTCTTCGTTTAATGAAACAAGCTGAAAAGTTTAACCGTCCGATCTTTACTTTTATTGATACAAAAGGTGCTTATCCAGGTAAAGCAGCTGAAGAACGTGGTCAGAGTGAATCAATAGCTAAAAATCTAATTGAAATGGCATCACTGACAGTCCCTGTTATCGCAATCGTTATTGGTGAAGGCGGTAGTGGTGGTGCGCTTGGTATAGGTATATCTAATAAAGTACTTATGCTTGAGAATAGTACTTATTCAGTTATTTCACCTGAAGGCGCTGCTGCTTTACTTTGGAAAGATAGTAATTTAGCTAAAATTGCTGCTGAAACTATGAAAATTACAGCTAATGATCTTAAAGGTTTAAATATTGTTGATGAAGTGATTAATGAACCTTTAGGTGGTGCTCATAAAGATATAGAATCACAAGCTTCAACAATTAAAGAAGTTTTTGTGAAACATCTAAATGAATTGAACCAAAAATCTGGTGAAGATTTAGCTAATGATCGTTTCGAGAAATTTAGACACATAGGATCAGTTGTAGAATAA
- the pfkA gene encoding 6-phosphofructokinase, protein MKKIAVLTSGGDSPGMNAAVRAVVRTAIYNNIEVYGIYHGYQGLLDDDIHKLELGSVGDTIQRGGTFLFSARCPQFKEEDVRKKGIENLRKRGIEGLVVIGGDGSYRGAQRISEECKEIQTIGIPGTIDNDINGTDFTIGFDTALNTIIESVDKIRDTASSHARTFIVEVMGRDCGDLALWAGLSVGAETIVVPEVHTDIKDVAEKIEQGIKRGKKHSIVMVAEGCMSGQECADELKKYINIDTRVSVLGHIQRGGSPSGADRVLASRLGGHAVELLKQGETAKGVGIKNNQLTATPFDDIFGESNHKFDKDMYQLAKELSI, encoded by the coding sequence ATGAAAAAAATTGCAGTTTTAACTAGCGGTGGAGATTCACCAGGTATGAATGCTGCAGTTCGAGCAGTCGTTCGTACAGCAATTTACAATAATATTGAAGTTTATGGGATTTATCATGGTTACCAAGGTTTACTTGACGATGATATTCACAAGCTTGAATTAGGCTCTGTAGGGGATACAATTCAACGTGGAGGTACGTTCCTATTTTCAGCTAGGTGCCCTCAATTTAAAGAAGAAGATGTGCGTAAGAAAGGTATTGAAAACCTTCGTAAACGTGGTATTGAAGGCTTAGTTGTCATTGGGGGCGACGGTAGTTATCGCGGTGCTCAACGTATTAGTGAAGAATGTAAGGAAATTCAAACTATTGGAATACCTGGTACTATTGATAATGATATTAATGGTACAGATTTCACTATAGGTTTTGACACTGCTTTGAATACAATTATTGAATCGGTCGATAAAATTAGAGATACTGCATCAAGTCATGCTCGTACTTTTATAGTAGAAGTTATGGGTCGAGACTGTGGTGATTTAGCGTTATGGGCAGGATTGTCTGTTGGCGCAGAGACGATTGTAGTACCCGAAGTTCATACAGACATTAAAGATGTTGCAGAAAAGATTGAACAGGGTATAAAAAGAGGTAAGAAACATTCTATCGTTATGGTCGCTGAAGGATGTATGAGTGGCCAAGAATGTGCTGATGAATTAAAGAAATACATCAATATTGATACTCGAGTATCAGTTTTAGGTCATATTCAGCGTGGAGGAAGCCCTTCTGGAGCTGACCGTGTGTTGGCTTCAAGGTTAGGTGGACACGCTGTAGAATTACTTAAACAAGGTGAAACTGCTAAAGGTGTGGGTATTAAAAATAATCAATTAACTGCTACACCATTTGATGATATCTTTGGAGAAAGTAATCATAAATTTGATAAAGATATGTATCAATTAGCTAAAGAATTATCAATATAA
- the pyk gene encoding pyruvate kinase: protein MRKTKIVCTIGPASESEEMLEKLINAGMNVARLNFSHGSHEEHKARIDTIRKVAKRLDKTVALLLDTKGPEIRTHNMKDGVIELEKGKEVIVSMNEVEGTPEKFSVTYEDLINDVNEGSYILLDDGLVELQVKEINKDKGEVKCDILNTGELKNKKGVNLPGVKVNLPGITDKDADDIRFGIKENVDFIAASFVRRPSDVLDIRQILEEEKAHITIFPKIENQEGIDNIDEILEVSDGLMVARGDMGVEIPPEKVPMVQKDLIRKCNKLGKPVITATQMLDSMQRNPRATRAEASDVANAIYDGTDAVMLSGETAAGLYPEEAVKTMRNIAVSAEAAQDYKKLLSDRTKLVETSLVNAIGVSVAHTALNLNVKAIVAATESGSTARTISKYRPHSDIIAVTPSEETARQCAIVWGVNPVVKEGRKNTDALLNNAVATAVETGRVSNGDLIIITAGVPTGEKGTTNMMKIHLVGDEIARGQGVGRGSVVGHAIVAKSASDLEGKDLSDKVIVTNSVDETLVPYVENAIGLITEENGITSPSAIVGLEKGIPTVVGVEKATKEIKNDMLVTVDAAQGKIFEGYANVL from the coding sequence ATGAGAAAGACTAAAATTGTATGTACTATAGGACCAGCTTCTGAATCGGAAGAAATGCTTGAAAAATTAATTAACGCGGGTATGAACGTTGCGCGTTTAAACTTCTCTCATGGTAGTCATGAAGAACATAAAGCAAGAATTGATACAATTCGTAAAGTTGCTAAACGTTTAGATAAAACTGTTGCACTATTATTAGATACTAAAGGGCCAGAAATTCGTACGCATAATATGAAAGATGGCGTTATTGAATTAGAAAAAGGTAAAGAAGTTATTGTAAGTATGAATGAAGTTGAAGGTACTCCTGAGAAATTCTCAGTTACTTATGAAGACTTAATTAACGATGTAAATGAAGGTTCTTATATCTTATTAGATGACGGTTTAGTTGAACTACAAGTTAAAGAAATTAATAAAGATAAAGGCGAAGTTAAATGTGATATTTTAAATACAGGAGAATTAAAAAATAAAAAAGGTGTTAACTTACCAGGAGTAAAAGTTAATTTACCAGGTATCACTGATAAAGATGCTGATGATATCCGCTTTGGTATCAAAGAAAATGTTGATTTTATCGCAGCAAGTTTCGTAAGACGTCCTAGTGATGTTTTAGATATTCGCCAAATTCTTGAAGAAGAAAAAGCTCATATCACAATTTTCCCTAAAATTGAAAACCAAGAAGGTATCGATAATATTGACGAAATATTAGAAGTTTCTGATGGTTTAATGGTTGCTCGTGGTGACATGGGTGTTGAAATACCACCAGAAAAAGTACCTATGGTTCAAAAAGATTTAATTAGAAAATGTAATAAATTAGGTAAACCAGTTATTACTGCAACTCAAATGTTAGATTCAATGCAACGTAATCCTCGTGCAACTCGTGCGGAAGCAAGTGACGTTGCTAATGCCATTTATGATGGTACTGATGCAGTTATGTTATCAGGTGAAACTGCAGCGGGATTATACCCAGAAGAAGCAGTTAAAACGATGAGAAATATCGCAGTTTCAGCTGAAGCAGCGCAAGATTATAAAAAATTATTATCTGACCGTACTAAGTTAGTTGAAACATCTCTTGTTAATGCCATTGGTGTTTCTGTAGCACATACAGCGCTTAATTTAAATGTTAAAGCAATTGTTGCTGCAACAGAGAGTGGATCAACTGCACGTACGATTTCAAAATATCGTCCACACTCTGATATTATCGCTGTTACTCCTAGTGAAGAAACTGCACGTCAATGTGCGATTGTTTGGGGCGTTAATCCTGTAGTTAAAGAAGGACGTAAAAACACTGATGCATTACTTAATAACGCAGTAGCAACTGCAGTTGAGACTGGTAGAGTTTCTAATGGAGACTTAATCATTATTACTGCAGGTGTACCTACTGGTGAAAAAGGTACAACAAACATGATGAAAATTCACTTAGTAGGTGATGAAATTGCTCGTGGCCAAGGCGTAGGTCGTGGATCAGTAGTAGGCCATGCTATTGTTGCTAAAAGTGCAAGTGACTTAGAGGGTAAAGATTTATCTGATAAAGTCATTGTTACTAACTCTGTTGATGAAACATTAGTACCTTATGTCGAAAATGCTATTGGTTTAATTACTGAAGAGAACGGTATCACTTCACCAAGTGCAATCGTTGGTTTAGAAAAAGGTATTCCAACAGTAGTTGGTGTTGAAAAAGCTACTAAAGAAATTAAGAACGATATGTTAGTTACTGTTGATGCAGCTCAAGGAAAAATCTTTGAAGGCTACGCTAACGTACTATAA